In Nicotiana tabacum cultivar K326 chromosome 21, ASM71507v2, whole genome shotgun sequence, one DNA window encodes the following:
- the LOC107762241 gene encoding anther-specific protein LAT52-like gives MAKAILLLSAVCILAFVNFAQCHDSQAINVEGSVYCDTCRVQFQTKLSEYIEGATVRLACKDIETEKETYSVEGVTDKNGKYIIKVEGDHENELCEVSIVKSPREDCKESAIGFENSRVVCSANVGIHNPTRYANPLFFMKTEAVSGCKDVLDELGLFPLEFN, from the exons atggcAAAGGCTATTTTGCTCCTTTCTGCAGTCTGTATCTTGGCCTTTGTCAACTTCGCACAATGCCATGATTCTCAGGCCATCAATGTTGAAGGCAGTGTCTATTGTGACACTTGCCGTGTTCAATTTCAGACCAAACTTAGCGAGTATATCGAAG gtGCAACCGTGCGATTGGCATGCAAAGATATTGAGACAGAAAAGGAGACATACTCAGTAGAAGGGGTGACAGACAAAAATGGAAAATACATAATAAAAGTAGAAGGTGATCATGAGAATGAACTTTGTGAAGTGTCAATTGTCAAGAGTCCAAGAGAGGATTGCAAAGAATCTGCCATTGGTTTTGAGAACTCAAGAGTTGTGTGCAGTGCAAATGTTGGAATCCACAATCCAACTCGTTATGCAAATCCACTTTTCTTCATGAAAACTGAAGCTGTTTCTGGCTGCAAAGATGTACTTGACGAGTTGGGTTTATTCCCACTTGAATTTaactaa